The following are encoded in a window of Synergistales bacterium genomic DNA:
- the trpB gene encoding tryptophan synthase subunit beta: MEKSQLEQVRNAGYYGEFGGRYVPEALEPLLDELATAFQAAAADETFQAELERLLQEYVGRPSPITECVNTSRALGGGRLFLKREDLNHTGAHKINNALGQALLARRMGKTELIAETGAGMHGTATATVAALMNMRCTVYMGAVDVERQAPNVQRMKLLGTEVVPVQEGQQTLKEAVDAAIAAWVERPEAFYLLGSAVGPHPYPEMVRTFQSVIGREARGQFMQREELLPDYAVACVGGGSNAIGLFSAFLDDPSVQIVGVEPSGRNLDPGQHAATLTKGAPGVIHGFRSYVLTDDNGEPAEVYSISAGLDYPGVGPEHAFLKESGRVHYDTASDEDALSAFAYLSEKEGIIPALESAHAVAYALRILPELEPHQTVLVNLSGRGDKDMDSVFKTR, from the coding sequence ATGGAGAAGAGTCAGCTGGAACAGGTGCGGAACGCGGGATACTACGGGGAGTTCGGCGGACGGTACGTACCGGAGGCACTGGAACCGCTCCTCGACGAATTGGCGACGGCCTTTCAGGCCGCCGCGGCCGACGAAACCTTTCAGGCGGAGCTGGAACGTCTCCTCCAGGAGTATGTGGGACGGCCGTCACCGATCACGGAGTGCGTCAATACCAGCAGGGCCCTCGGCGGCGGACGGCTCTTCCTCAAGCGGGAGGATCTGAACCACACCGGCGCCCACAAGATCAACAACGCCCTGGGGCAGGCCCTGCTGGCCAGGCGGATGGGCAAGACCGAGCTCATCGCCGAAACCGGTGCGGGGATGCACGGCACGGCCACGGCGACCGTGGCGGCGCTGATGAACATGAGGTGCACCGTCTATATGGGCGCCGTGGACGTGGAGCGCCAGGCGCCGAATGTGCAGCGGATGAAGCTTCTCGGCACGGAGGTGGTCCCCGTTCAGGAGGGGCAGCAGACGCTGAAGGAGGCGGTGGACGCCGCCATCGCCGCCTGGGTGGAACGCCCCGAGGCCTTCTACCTGCTGGGGTCGGCGGTTGGGCCCCATCCCTATCCCGAGATGGTGCGGACCTTCCAGAGCGTCATCGGCCGGGAGGCGAGAGGGCAATTCATGCAGCGGGAAGAGCTGCTCCCCGATTACGCGGTGGCCTGCGTCGGCGGCGGCAGCAACGCCATCGGGCTCTTCTCGGCCTTCCTGGACGACCCCTCGGTCCAGATCGTCGGCGTAGAGCCCTCAGGCAGGAATCTCGACCCGGGACAGCACGCCGCCACCCTCACCAAGGGCGCACCCGGCGTGATCCACGGATTCCGCAGCTACGTGCTCACCGACGACAACGGCGAGCCCGCGGAGGTCTACTCCATCTCCGCGGGACTGGACTACCCCGGTGTGGGGCCGGAACACGCCTTTCTGAAAGAGAGCGGCCGGGTACACTACGACACCGCATCCGACGAGGACGCCCTCTCCGCCTTCGCCTACCTCTCCGAAAAGGAGGGGATCATCCCGGCACTGGAAAGCGCCCATGCCGTGGCCTACGCGCTGCGCATCCTCCCCGAGCTGGAACCGCACCAGACGGTGCTGGTCAACCTCTCCGGCCGGGGCGACAAGGACATGGACAGCGTCTTCAAAACCCGATAA
- a CDS encoding phosphatidylglycerophosphatase A gives MIPIKEKHSWSPRFVLATGFGLGLLPLCPGSFAALIGLGLHLAVMQASMPVMYGVVLAGFLAFSAGTILLNNWAEAYWKEGDSSHFVLDEVAGYLFAALLFPARSLAGALAIFFLFRIFDIIKLPGARYIDRNWHSGWGVLTDDLVSATYAAVVMHILVRYTTLFGV, from the coding sequence GTGATACCCATCAAAGAGAAACACAGCTGGTCACCACGCTTTGTCCTGGCCACAGGCTTCGGCCTGGGGCTCCTGCCGCTCTGCCCCGGCTCCTTCGCCGCACTCATCGGCCTGGGACTCCATCTTGCGGTCATGCAGGCCTCCATGCCCGTCATGTACGGGGTGGTGCTCGCCGGATTCCTGGCTTTCAGCGCCGGCACCATTCTCCTCAACAACTGGGCCGAAGCATACTGGAAGGAAGGCGACTCCTCCCACTTCGTTCTCGACGAGGTGGCGGGGTACCTCTTCGCCGCCCTGCTCTTCCCGGCCCGGAGCCTGGCCGGAGCGCTGGCCATCTTCTTCCTCTTCCGGATCTTCGACATCATCAAACTCCCCGGCGCGCGTTACATCGACAGAAACTGGCACTCCGGCTGGGGGGTGCTGACCGACGACCTGGTCAGCGCCACCTACGCCGCAGTGGTCATGCATATCCTGGTCCGGTACACGACGCTGTTCGGAGTGTAA
- a CDS encoding calcium-translocating P-type ATPase, PMCA-type: protein MERHEDNTPTLQGLTEKEVRTRREQYGTNVLTPPERDPWWKLFLEKFDDPIIRILLVAAVIALVSGWFEGSMIEGFGILTAVFLATFVAFINEYKAGKEFDLLNKTSDDAPVTVIRSGDYTTVPRRDLVVGDLVLVETGDEIPADGELVEAVSLQVNESSLTGESVPIRKAPWKERDNREGDHTYPPYNLLRETLVSEGHGTMRVTAVGDSTEIGKTARSASEKTEQDSPLLRQLDRLGRWISIFGFSVAAVTFAALIGRGVVAGEFDLSPGQWFFTAGATAAVLLALARIWFPVVDDAFVLSGRGPTPKPFRTPPSWGASVLGAAALFLAVLLVGRMAGLIPHAPGAWLPAEVALHFLQYFMIVVTIIVVAVPEGLPLSTTLSLAYSMRKMVATNNLVRRMTACETIGAATVICSDKTGTLTMNRMNVRTGRFPESDDGTLPPEVVEGMAVNATANLGTDEEGNPTRLGNPTECALLMALHDRGIGYQPIRNRFTVTKQWTFTTQRKYMATYGVNEAGQKRLHIKGAPEMLLEHCTSIGNGDSQRKLGQEEREGIAGEITSYQARGMRVLGFAIHEGPLDAAGDEDPLKAGLAWLGFVAIEDPVRPEVARSVQQVRQAGIDVKIVTGDHAGTAGEVARQIGLLAEGDDEETLHIKGKDFAALDEEEARRAARQLRIMSRARPSDKLRLVRLLREEGEVVAVTGDGTNDGPALNYASVGLAMGRTGTAVAKEASDIILLDDSFGTIARAVMWGRSLYLNIQRFILFQLTVNLAAVGTAMLGPFLGIELPLTVIQMLWVNLIMDTFAALALATEPPDWRLMENPPRRLRDFIVTPVMQSRLASMGGLFIVATVTFLLVIESDGAVTQRELTLFFTTFVMLQLWNLFNARGLGRKGYSVVGMLGQNRTFLVILGIIFLGQVAIVQFGGAVMRTVPLSLTQWIAVILCTSPVLLLGRLQRWWLTRRAKA, encoded by the coding sequence ATGGAGCGTCACGAAGACAACACCCCGACACTGCAGGGACTCACCGAGAAGGAGGTTCGTACGCGCCGGGAGCAGTACGGCACCAATGTGCTCACCCCGCCGGAACGGGACCCCTGGTGGAAGCTCTTTCTGGAGAAGTTCGACGACCCCATCATCCGCATCCTGCTGGTGGCCGCCGTCATCGCCCTGGTCTCCGGCTGGTTCGAGGGAAGCATGATCGAGGGGTTCGGCATCCTGACAGCCGTCTTTCTGGCCACCTTCGTGGCCTTCATCAACGAGTACAAGGCGGGCAAGGAGTTCGACCTCCTCAACAAGACCAGCGACGACGCCCCCGTCACCGTGATCCGCAGCGGAGACTACACCACGGTCCCCCGCAGGGACCTGGTGGTGGGCGACCTGGTGCTCGTCGAGACCGGCGACGAGATCCCCGCCGACGGCGAGCTGGTGGAGGCCGTCTCCCTGCAGGTCAACGAATCGAGCCTCACCGGCGAGTCGGTACCCATCCGCAAGGCCCCCTGGAAGGAACGGGACAACCGGGAGGGAGACCACACCTATCCACCCTACAACCTCCTCCGCGAGACCCTGGTGTCCGAAGGCCACGGGACTATGCGCGTCACCGCCGTGGGCGACAGCACCGAGATCGGCAAGACCGCACGCAGCGCCTCCGAGAAGACCGAACAGGACTCCCCCCTTCTCCGGCAGCTGGACCGGCTGGGTCGGTGGATCAGCATCTTCGGCTTCTCCGTGGCCGCCGTCACCTTCGCAGCCCTCATCGGCCGGGGTGTGGTCGCCGGCGAGTTCGACCTCTCCCCCGGCCAGTGGTTCTTCACCGCCGGGGCCACCGCCGCCGTTCTGCTGGCGCTTGCACGGATCTGGTTCCCCGTGGTGGACGACGCCTTTGTCCTCTCCGGCCGCGGACCGACACCGAAACCCTTCCGCACTCCCCCAAGCTGGGGCGCCTCGGTGCTCGGGGCCGCCGCGCTCTTTCTGGCGGTGCTGCTCGTCGGGCGGATGGCCGGGCTGATCCCCCACGCCCCAGGCGCATGGCTGCCAGCCGAGGTGGCCCTCCATTTCCTGCAGTACTTCATGATCGTGGTGACCATCATTGTGGTGGCCGTCCCCGAGGGGCTCCCCCTGAGCACCACGCTCTCGCTGGCCTACAGCATGCGCAAGATGGTGGCCACCAACAACCTGGTCCGCCGCATGACCGCCTGCGAGACCATCGGCGCCGCCACGGTGATCTGCAGCGACAAGACGGGCACGCTCACCATGAACCGGATGAATGTCCGCACCGGACGCTTCCCGGAGAGCGACGACGGGACGCTGCCTCCGGAGGTGGTCGAGGGGATGGCCGTCAACGCCACGGCCAACCTCGGCACCGACGAGGAAGGCAATCCGACCCGACTGGGCAACCCCACGGAGTGCGCCCTGCTGATGGCCCTCCACGACCGCGGGATCGGCTACCAGCCCATCAGAAACCGGTTCACCGTCACAAAGCAGTGGACCTTCACCACCCAGCGGAAGTACATGGCCACCTACGGCGTCAACGAAGCGGGACAGAAACGGCTCCACATCAAGGGAGCCCCCGAGATGCTGCTGGAGCACTGCACCTCTATCGGGAACGGCGACAGCCAACGCAAGCTCGGCCAGGAGGAGCGCGAAGGGATCGCCGGGGAGATCACCTCCTACCAGGCCCGGGGAATGCGGGTGCTGGGCTTCGCCATCCACGAAGGCCCCCTTGACGCGGCCGGCGATGAGGATCCCCTCAAAGCGGGGCTCGCCTGGCTGGGCTTCGTGGCCATCGAGGACCCGGTGCGGCCCGAGGTGGCCCGGTCTGTGCAGCAGGTGCGGCAGGCGGGCATCGACGTCAAGATCGTCACCGGCGACCACGCCGGCACGGCTGGCGAGGTGGCCCGGCAGATCGGCCTGCTGGCCGAGGGCGACGACGAAGAAACGCTCCACATCAAGGGGAAGGACTTCGCCGCCCTGGACGAGGAGGAAGCCCGCCGCGCCGCCCGGCAATTGCGCATCATGTCCCGGGCACGGCCGTCGGACAAACTCAGGCTGGTCCGACTGCTCCGGGAGGAAGGCGAGGTGGTGGCCGTCACCGGCGACGGCACCAACGACGGCCCGGCGCTGAACTACGCCAGCGTGGGACTGGCCATGGGACGCACCGGCACCGCTGTGGCCAAGGAGGCCAGCGACATCATTCTGCTGGACGACTCCTTCGGCACCATCGCCAGGGCGGTGATGTGGGGTCGGTCGCTCTACCTGAACATCCAGCGCTTTATCCTCTTCCAGCTGACGGTAAACCTCGCCGCCGTGGGCACCGCCATGCTGGGCCCCTTTCTGGGTATCGAGCTGCCGCTGACGGTGATCCAGATGCTCTGGGTGAACCTGATCATGGACACCTTTGCCGCCCTGGCGCTGGCCACGGAACCACCGGACTGGCGCCTCATGGAAAACCCGCCCCGCCGCCTCAGGGACTTCATCGTCACACCGGTGATGCAGTCGCGGCTCGCAAGCATGGGGGGGCTTTTCATCGTCGCTACAGTGACCTTCCTGCTGGTCATCGAGAGTGACGGGGCGGTGACACAACGGGAGCTGACCCTCTTTTTCACCACCTTCGTGATGCTCCAGCTCTGGAACCTCTTCAACGCCCGCGGCCTGGGGCGAAAGGGATACTCGGTGGTGGGCATGCTCGGCCAGAACCGCACCTTCCTGGTGATCCTGGGGATCATCTTTCTGGGGCAGGTGGCCATTGTACAGTTCGGCGGCGCCGTGATGCGCACCGTCCCGCTATCGCTCACCCAGTGGATCGCCGTGATCCTCTGCACCTCGCCGGTGCTGCTGCTGGGCCGGCTGCAGCGATGGTGGCTCACACGCCGGGCCAAGGCCTGA
- the htpG gene encoding molecular chaperone HtpG, whose amino-acid sequence MTEHTAETFSFKSEGKQLLDLMIHSVYSHKQIFLRELISNASDALDKLRVESLTDLELAPLAEDLHIRLEPDKEQRTLAIHDNGIGMDRDEVINYIGTIAKSGTQEFLKILQEQKGSEVPAELIGQFGVGFYSSFMVADRVELITRKAGSDQAWRWVSDGEGTFTMEETERQEQGTTVILHLTTADEEENLEDYAEPQVLRRIVKRYSDFVAYPIRMKGDEEDEVLNSMKAIWTRPEEEVTEEEYNEFYKHISHDWQDPLQRIRYSAEGTSTFKALLYIPAKAPFDLYIQDVERGVQLYVRRVFIMQDCKDLIPEYLRFLRGVVDSEDLTLNISRELLQKNRQIRMIRKNITRKVLDTLKKMKNQEPDQYRIFWGEFGRVLKEGILHDEKQRETIMEMSLFPSTTEEQTSLQEYIDRMSEGQKTIYFLSGASLETLKASPHLEAFREKGYEVLLLSDQVDDVWSQMVTEFKDYQLQSAAKGAVEFGEEAEDSESGEGREKEKEQQAPAAFLQALGRKLEDHVKEVRISKRLTSSPACLVGEEHDMSPQLEQLMKSMGQEVPPTRRILEVNPGHPVVRRLERLYETNPDDDRLQHYGRLLYGQAVLAEGGTLDNPTEFSRELAEFMTEAIGSDTE is encoded by the coding sequence ATGACAGAACACACCGCAGAGACCTTTTCGTTCAAGAGCGAAGGGAAGCAGTTGCTGGATCTGATGATCCACTCCGTGTACAGCCACAAGCAGATCTTTCTCAGGGAGCTCATCTCCAACGCCTCGGATGCCCTGGACAAGCTGCGCGTGGAGAGTCTCACCGACCTGGAGCTGGCGCCTCTTGCGGAGGATCTCCACATCCGCCTGGAACCGGACAAGGAACAGCGTACCCTCGCCATCCACGACAATGGCATCGGCATGGACCGCGATGAGGTCATCAACTACATCGGCACCATCGCCAAGTCGGGAACCCAGGAGTTCCTGAAAATCCTGCAGGAGCAGAAAGGGAGCGAGGTGCCTGCGGAGCTCATCGGCCAGTTCGGCGTGGGCTTCTACTCCTCCTTCATGGTGGCCGACCGGGTGGAGCTGATCACCCGCAAGGCCGGCAGCGACCAGGCCTGGCGGTGGGTCTCCGATGGGGAGGGCACCTTCACCATGGAGGAAACCGAGCGTCAGGAACAGGGAACCACGGTGATCCTTCACCTCACCACCGCCGACGAGGAGGAGAACCTGGAGGACTACGCCGAGCCCCAGGTGCTCCGGCGGATCGTCAAGCGCTACTCCGACTTCGTGGCCTATCCCATCCGCATGAAGGGTGACGAGGAGGACGAGGTCCTCAACTCCATGAAGGCCATCTGGACTCGGCCGGAAGAGGAGGTCACCGAGGAGGAGTACAACGAATTCTACAAGCATATCAGCCACGACTGGCAGGACCCGCTGCAGCGCATCCGGTACAGTGCCGAGGGGACCAGCACCTTCAAGGCGCTGCTCTATATCCCCGCCAAGGCACCCTTCGATCTCTATATCCAGGATGTGGAGCGGGGTGTGCAGCTCTATGTCCGCCGGGTCTTCATCATGCAGGACTGCAAGGACCTGATCCCCGAGTATCTCCGTTTCCTCAGGGGTGTGGTGGACTCCGAGGACCTCACACTGAACATCTCCCGGGAGCTGCTGCAGAAAAACCGCCAGATCCGGATGATCCGCAAGAACATCACCCGGAAGGTCCTGGACACACTCAAGAAGATGAAAAACCAGGAGCCCGACCAGTACCGGATCTTCTGGGGCGAGTTCGGACGGGTGCTCAAGGAGGGGATCCTCCACGACGAGAAGCAGCGGGAGACCATCATGGAGATGTCGCTCTTTCCCAGCACCACCGAGGAACAGACCTCGCTGCAGGAATACATCGACCGGATGTCCGAGGGGCAGAAGACCATCTACTTCCTCAGCGGTGCGTCCCTGGAAACCCTCAAGGCGTCGCCCCATCTGGAGGCCTTCCGGGAGAAGGGCTACGAGGTGCTGCTGCTGTCCGACCAGGTGGACGATGTCTGGAGCCAGATGGTGACGGAGTTCAAGGACTACCAGCTCCAGTCCGCCGCCAAGGGTGCCGTGGAGTTCGGCGAGGAGGCCGAAGACAGCGAGTCCGGGGAAGGCCGGGAGAAGGAGAAGGAACAGCAGGCTCCCGCGGCGTTCCTGCAGGCCCTGGGCAGGAAGCTGGAGGACCACGTCAAGGAGGTGCGGATCTCCAAACGGCTCACCTCCTCACCGGCCTGTCTGGTCGGCGAGGAGCACGACATGTCGCCCCAGCTGGAGCAGCTGATGAAGAGCATGGGCCAGGAGGTGCCGCCCACCAGGCGCATCCTGGAGGTCAACCCGGGGCATCCGGTGGTGCGCAGGCTGGAGCGTCTCTACGAGACCAACCCCGACGACGACCGGCTGCAGCACTACGGACGGCTCCTCTACGGCCAGGCGGTCCTCGCCGAAGGGGGCACCCTGGACAACCCCACTGAGTTCAGCCGCGAGCTGGCCGAGTTCATGACCGAGGCCATCGGGAGCGATACCGAGTAA
- a CDS encoding serine/threonine-protein phosphatase: MRCTGTGFSRIGERGTNEDSWTFANLPSGCLAVVADGLGGQEGGEVASAIATDVMRRSLESSLESDGQVLASAVGEAHGSIRTEQTRRDLPEMMTTVVALLVQGDQAWWAHVGDSRCYLLREGALRLLTEDHTPLGEMVRTGRLQPGDLRHHPMRNMLSRCLGHPDEANLSVPTGTDTVQPGDRFLLCSDGLWEPVDEERMEATARDAATPEEWTGLLEEEVLRLGTPRQDNYTAVVVQME; this comes from the coding sequence ATGCGCTGTACAGGAACGGGGTTTTCCCGTATCGGCGAACGCGGCACCAACGAGGACAGCTGGACCTTCGCGAACCTTCCGTCCGGCTGCCTCGCCGTCGTCGCCGACGGTCTGGGCGGCCAGGAGGGCGGCGAGGTGGCCTCCGCCATCGCCACTGACGTCATGCGCCGCTCACTCGAATCGAGCTTGGAAAGCGACGGACAGGTCCTGGCCTCGGCCGTCGGAGAGGCCCACGGAAGCATCCGCACCGAGCAGACCCGCAGGGACCTGCCCGAGATGATGACCACCGTGGTGGCGTTGCTGGTCCAGGGCGACCAGGCATGGTGGGCCCATGTGGGCGACAGCCGCTGCTATCTCCTTCGGGAGGGGGCCCTCCGCCTGCTCACCGAGGACCACACGCCGCTGGGCGAGATGGTCCGTACAGGCCGGCTGCAGCCCGGCGATCTCCGGCACCATCCCATGCGGAACATGCTCTCCCGCTGTCTGGGACATCCCGACGAGGCAAACCTCTCCGTGCCGACCGGAACAGATACAGTCCAGCCGGGTGACCGCTTTCTGCTCTGCAGCGACGGCCTCTGGGAACCCGTCGACGAGGAACGGATGGAGGCCACGGCACGGGACGCGGCGACACCCGAGGAATGGACCGGCCTGCTGGAAGAGGAGGTCCTGCGGCTGGGCACGCCGAGACAGGACAACTACACCGCCGTCGTCGTCCAGATGGAATAA
- a CDS encoding HD-GYP domain-containing protein gives MMLATKDLRPGLVLGEDIRNTTGNTLLARGVVLNERYIRRLEKSGVQFVKIALTPDEEKPGSPSHLNDTRARQIQHEITHIHQIFAEKKTLDRKLLKELTENLTSLIKDILAGDDQILREIRYLSSHDQYTYEHSWMVMVTAVLLAAKASEQELIPEMSYQDQVNLALGTSLHDLGKVNIPDTILNKPGRLEEQEMDIMKEHPQHGFDLIRNNPNIHPMAKAIVLHHHQRWDGSGYGPKSGDLMAGKEIPPLVRIASLADVYDALVTDRPYRAGFLPQKALDIIDSESGGYFDPTLVPLFTAIAPPYPAGSLLFTTEGLIGATLQAYHKPPVNIYVIASLSQETKDSVGAIRKAGKDDILTGGTSLNGLAEHIGKLPGLPPALQDDRCTLTTLDSWRGPIHSALGFLTKRCS, from the coding sequence ATGATGCTCGCCACAAAGGACCTCCGCCCCGGCCTCGTTCTGGGGGAAGACATCCGTAACACAACGGGAAACACGCTCCTCGCCCGTGGAGTCGTGCTCAACGAGCGGTACATCCGCCGCCTCGAAAAAAGCGGCGTGCAGTTCGTCAAGATCGCCCTCACCCCTGACGAGGAGAAGCCGGGCTCCCCCAGCCATCTCAACGACACCCGGGCCAGGCAGATCCAGCATGAGATCACACATATCCATCAGATCTTCGCCGAGAAGAAAACGCTGGACCGGAAGCTGCTGAAGGAGCTCACCGAGAACCTCACCTCGCTGATCAAGGATATCCTGGCCGGCGACGACCAGATTCTTCGGGAGATCAGGTATCTCTCCAGTCACGACCAGTACACCTACGAACACTCCTGGATGGTGATGGTCACCGCGGTGCTGCTCGCCGCCAAGGCCTCGGAACAGGAACTCATCCCCGAAATGAGCTACCAGGACCAGGTCAACCTCGCCCTGGGCACCTCCCTCCACGATCTGGGCAAGGTGAACATCCCCGACACAATCCTCAACAAGCCGGGCCGGCTTGAAGAGCAGGAGATGGACATCATGAAGGAGCATCCCCAACACGGGTTCGATCTAATCAGGAACAACCCCAATATCCACCCCATGGCCAAGGCGATTGTACTCCACCACCACCAGCGCTGGGACGGCAGCGGCTACGGCCCGAAGAGCGGTGATCTGATGGCAGGCAAGGAGATCCCGCCGCTGGTGCGCATCGCCTCTCTGGCGGACGTCTACGACGCCCTGGTCACCGACCGTCCCTACCGTGCCGGATTCCTCCCCCAGAAGGCGCTTGACATCATCGACAGCGAATCGGGCGGGTACTTCGACCCCACACTGGTCCCCCTTTTCACGGCCATCGCCCCGCCCTACCCCGCCGGGAGCCTTCTGTTCACTACCGAGGGGCTCATCGGCGCCACGCTCCAGGCGTATCACAAGCCCCCCGTGAACATCTACGTCATCGCCTCCCTCTCACAGGAAACAAAGGATTCCGTCGGCGCCATACGAAAAGCCGGCAAGGACGACATCCTCACCGGCGGCACATCCCTCAACGGCCTGGCGGAGCATATCGGCAAGCTTCCCGGCCTTCCGCCGGCGCTGCAGGACGACAGGTGCACGCTGACCACGCTGGACAGCTGGAGGGGACCGATCCACTCGGCGCTGGGTTTCCTCACCAAACGGTGCTCCTAA